TGTAAGCCAGACTTTTGTGTAAaaatacacctttttttttttattagcctAACATCCTCCTTAATCAGGATAATGGATAAACACCACAGATCAAGTCAATAGTTTTGGTAAGTGATGAAATAAAATTTGGAGTAAaagagtattaaaaaaaataaaagcttccAAATTGTACCCAGCAAGCACTCTGCCCAGTTAAAGCAGGACTTGTTGAACCTTGGCACTGTCTCTGTGGGCCATAAATGACACATGCTACAAAGACAAAACCTCCCAAGGAGTAGCTAGTTTGTTGATGTCACATGATTACAGAGCAGTAAAGTCACACATATGGCGTAGTTGTATTTTCTGACACTCCGTattactttattgtgttttgtgtaaACGTTGTCCAGACTTTCCTGCTCAAACATGAGGCAAAGGGATCCCTACGTTAAAATAAGCTGGCTATATAACTCAGGGTGTGGTGGTAGTGTAGTGTATCCGTTAATACAGTATATTGGAGAAACCACACATGATGAAAACATGGTGCACATATGTCCATAAGAGGGCGCTGGAGCGTCACTGTTCACCTCCAACTCTAAAATGAGACAAGCACAGCTCCAATCCAAAATGTAAACTTTAAAGAAGTGCTTACTTGCAGGAAGGTGCAGAACCCAAACTATAGTCACACAGAGTAGTTTTTAGGGTAGAATCATCTGTTGTTTTGAACTAATGGATTTAGTTAACATCACCATGTTTCACTGTTCAGAGAAAGACCAATGCTCATAAACCAGGAGACATCTGCCAATATATTTTGTGTCTGCCTacagaatgtgtgtatgtgatgtgtgtatgttttgtgtttggTTTTCTAGGTGTGTGAGACATATCCACGGGACCTGTATGTTCCCATAAcagccagtaagcctatcattgTGGGGAGTTCCAAGTTCAGAAGCAAAGGACGCTTTCCTGTACTCACATACTTCTACCAAGAAAAGAAGGTACTGCAATAACCTGTTCACAGTATGAATATGAACCATTTTTCCATGCTttgtacatttatttagattaagtTTGGTTTAGTAATTTTGTATGTTGTAGTAATGTGTAGAGAGGTTGTGaaaggacaaaaagaaatccccATGGAAAGTAACAAAAGATTGTTATTAAAGGTGTAGTAGAGTATTGGTTTTCAAAAGACCGTATTCTTCCATGAATTGTTTTAGCAAATTTTTCAGTAAAAACACAAATCCCAAGAGAGCAGAAGTCCTGCCGGCCTGCTGTGCCGCATTGTGTGGAAACCTGACTCTCCGCACGAATTCGTCAAAATGAACTATCTGCGCTCGGCATTCAATCAATGCATTTTTGGCACATTCACTTCATCTGGGGTTTTAACAGAATGAGTACAAGCACAGCCTATATACAGTTCCACAGAATGGCTTAGTCATGATCAATTAACCATTAAAACTGTTGATGTAAAAATATGTGTCTCTACAGATTCAGGGAATCTAGGCAGCTGCATAATAAGGGAATGTTTTGTTCGAGGACTGTCTCCTTTTGTAGGTCGGTGAAAACTAGACTTTAGTTAAGCCATCTGTGTTTACGGCGCCTGCGATATCTTTGTTTATAttgaaggttcagctaaacGCAACGCCTCCAGAGTTGGGACGGCACTGCACTATAACACATTGTGGTCAAACTGTACTGCCTGCCTAAATTCTCTCCTCAATTGAGAGTgcattaaatgcttctgtgcAATTCATCAAGGTCTCCCGAGTCTTCTTCACGCGTGTGAAGTGGGTCGTGCTGCTCCTAAGTTTTTCCTTAACACTATTTTTTGTACATGTCCTTGTTCTGATCAGCGTACTCTGTTCACCCTGACAGGCGGCAGTGTGTCGATGCAGTCAGCCTCTCTCCGGGTTCAGTGCGCGATGCTTGGAGGATGAGAGCATGCTGCAGGCCATCAGCAAAGCCAATCACAACAGCCGGTTCGTCTACGTCATGGACACTAGGCCAAAGGTAACAGCTGAACAAAAAACGTCTTCTAAAATGCTTTAAATGTGCCGTTTGTACGTACAACTGGATTCAACACTACATAAAACGGTTTTGAAACCAGACTAGCATAGTATTtagtttttatgtgtgtttttttttgtcgtctGTCCTGCAGTTGAATGCGCTAGCTAACCGAGCAGCAGGTAAAGGCTATGAGAACGAGGACAACTACTCCAACATCCGCTTCCAGTTTGTTGGCATTGAAAACATCCACGTAATGAGGACCAGCCTACAGAAATTGCTAGAAGGTAAGCACGTGTTGCTACACACACCAGCACAAACATATCATTTCAGTTTTTGCAGATTATGAAGGCCACTTTTTTGATAATTCAAATGTCAAAGTAATCAGTAAATGGGTCATCTGAAAtgactttgtgtctgtgtgtctctcagtgATTGGGACTCGGTCTATTTCCATGAGTGACTTCCTGGTTGGCCTGGAGAGTAGTGGCTGGCTGCGGCACATCAAGGCGGTTGTAGACGCAGCTATCTTTCTCgccaaggtaaaaaaaataaataaataaaatccctTTCCTGCTTGAGTTTCTGTGAAAATGCATTTAATTGTACGTTAGCATTGTTTTTATTCAAGATATTTAAGCGTTTATATTATTCCATATTCCTATGCATAAAGCGTAAAGCATCTCCACTAGTCCGTCATAGACTGTGGCTGTCAAGGACTGCttcatttctttttcctttttttaatgcCACAACAATCCTCTGCTGCCCATCTTCACTTTTGCCCCAGGCGGTGACCGTGGAAGGGGCCAGTGTGTTGGTTCACTGTTCAGACGGATGGGACCGAACAGCACAGGTCTGCTCACTGGGGGCGCTGCTTATGGACCCTTACTACCGCACCATCAAGGGCTTCATggtaccaacacacacacacacacacacacacacacacacacacacacacagttaggcACTAGTGAAAAGTCTTACTTCAAACTTTCTTTTTCTGCACATCTGTCTTCTAGGTACTGATAGAGAAAGACTGGATCTCCTTTGGTCACAAGTTTGCAGACAGGTGAGGTTTGAATTGGATTAAATTAGCCTTGAgatttgctgctgctgctgtctgctCTTTATTTCAtagtcatttatatatatatatataataaccaGGTTGTTACACAGGACCAGACCGGTATAAAGAAATTTTACCACTATGTGTCACACAAGCGGCTCCCGAGGGAGACTGACGAGAGAGCGACTCCAGTCCACTTGGTGCTGCTaacatagacagttaaagaaatggacaATGTGACGCCGTAGATttccacggagaccagtgacggatattagaagcacttttctggtgagggctgagcattactgagcagcctccaactgagaggaACGacataaatgtgacgtgagcaacctgtctgaaagttggaagtcttctggtagctgtgccattGGGacatctcaatcattcccaatcttgcagagacggagagcataggtatatatgtaaggagataacatgggcacagactaattattgctaactaaaatgctagttaacattagtaattaagcttaaacagctaatgtaagtcaaaactgcctgcgaatggcagtcaatggaatgctaacggtgGGTGATGGCtcgttagcaacaaaatggcgccataggaggtacgctttgtggatgctcgcttacccccttggctggTCATGCACCTCTAAGACAGTGCCTTGTTGCTGCAGTGTTTACACTCTGGCCTGTCTTTTTCAGCTCACCTCTTTCTTCTGAAATGTTGCCAGATTGGCGGCACAGTTTTAAAAATTTTCTGATATACTTTGAGACTAACTACTGCCAAATACGTCTCGTcaccttaaaaacaaaacaaaaaaattctaGTAAAAGAACTTAGTTAGTTGTTTAATAGTAATTATGTGGCTGTTATTGTGTATGTGAATTGTGTACCCTTAGGTGTGACCAGTTGGATGGGGATCCGAAGGAGGTGTCTCCTATCTTCACCCAGTTCCTGGAGTGTGTCTGGCAGCTGACAGAGCAGTTCCCAcaggtgtgtgagagtgtgcgaGCTACACGACTTGTGTATTGTATTTACACAGACTTGTGTCTTATatgcagtgtgttttttttttttgttgttgtgttttttttgtattcatgtaatGATAACCATCTCCGTAGGCATTTGAGTTCAGCGAGTGGTTCCTGCTGCAGATTCATGAACACGTCCACTCCTGTCAATATGGGAACTTCCTTGGCAACAaccagagacaaagagaggacTTGCGGTgagtccaacacacacacacacgtgtctcCATGCTTCTATTGGCCAAACAGATAATAACTTTATCTATCGGTTTGTTTAAATTGTCCTGTGTGAAAATAATACATGCTAGGAAGCATGGACTGTGACTTCTTTTTGATACACATTAATGACAATACtgtaataaatgtattattattattattattattattattattattattatatgtatataGCACTTTAAAAGATACTCAAAGGTACTTTACAGAAGAACAAAGACaatacaaatattacagatTAACAGCAAATTTAAATAGGTGGGTTTCGAGTGCGGTTTTGAACGAGGGGAGTGAGGGACAATGTCTGAGGTGATGTATTGTAGTTTGTTGTGGATTTTTGGTGGATGTGCCATGTAGAATGCTGTTGCAGTAATCCAGTCTTGAGGTGATTAAGGCGTGGATGAGCGGGAGAGGCGAAGACGGgcaatgtttttaaaatggaaGAAGGCAGTTTCTGTAGTGTGTTTAACGTGGCGTTTCGATGGAGAGGGTTTGATCAAAGCTGACACCAAGGTGATGTGCTTGGAAGCAGGAACAGCAGAGCCATCGATGCGTAGGGAGAAATCATGGCAGAATTTGTTGAGGGATTTGGGGCCGATGAAGATTTTCATATATGtcgctgttgagtttgaggaCGGTAGCATCCAGGTGTTTATATCTCTGAGGCATTCTGTGAGGCCGGAGTGAGTGGCAGCAGTAAAGAATTTGGTGGAGATCGGCTGTGAGCTTTAGCGTGTGAAAGCGAGATCAATCTTGGTTTTTGATAAAACCTAAACAATTggactgtgtttaaatgtatgTGCTCTGTGTCCTTCTAACTGATGTTTTGTATTCCAGGCTGAGAGAGCGGACACACTCACTGTGGGCATTTCTAATGAGCGAAAAACACAACTACTTGAATCCGTTCTACAGCCCTGCATACTCTGAAGCGCACCCTGTGCTGGAGCCTTCCACTCTGCCCTACCATTTCAAGTCAGTACAGCCTTCCTCGCCTCCCCGCTGTCGTTTCATATTTTATCTGCCATATTTCTGTTGTCCCTGTCTTGTCTTATCTCTTTCTTCGTTTAAAGGTTCTGGAGGAACATGTACCACCAGTTTGACCGGTCTATGCACCCTCGTCAGTCGATCCTCAAAACCGTTCTGACTATGAGAGAGAAGAACCGCAACGCAGAGAGCACTTTGCAAGCTCTGGAGAAGGTGAGTTGAAACACTTCTCTACAGAGCCGATATGTTGTcagtggttttgttttgttttatacattcagggccctatcttgcacccggcacgGCGCCACAGAAAgcccgacgcagttgtcaatttcccgtgcAGCGCCCACGCCgtttttaaatagcaaatgcacctgcgtccatctttgcgcccatgggcgtgctggtcttacagggaggtgtgttcaggtgaattcttggcgtattgaggcagcaggaagtgatcccgccattgaccaacaaagatctgatctaaagtcaatagcgcaacATTTCATtacaaattagtaaaatgtgcctaggctcaTACACAGCGTGCGCACACAATGCTTGTTACACAACATACATGGATGCGCTGCAGCACACCTACatgcaaaatattacaaataaaaatattacaaataaaaatattacggtgcacatccgccatcataatagcaatgcgttaaggtacaaacgcgcctggcttttaaagggaatgggagatgacactctgattgattgatttattgcatgttacgcccaaaacacagcTATGAGTTAATGAAGACAcgaagtacaacccttttgaaccatgcgcacggtgcacggacccttttttctgccgtcaaactagtaaaagtggatttggacacgccctaaacgcacctgtgcCATGCTCTTCATGCGTGCGCTTAGATCCttttaaaatagggccctctgTGTGGATatatgctgtttgtttttttttttttttttttttttttaattaaatcccATTCCTTCAGAATCCATGGTTGcaatttgcagtttttttttttttttattccattatCTCGAGATCATGAGGTAATTATCtcatataaataacaaagttgTTTTTCTCGTGACATTGGGGAAACAAATGGTGGATAAAAAGAGAAATTATTTTGAGATAACAAGGTCATTATCTTGTTATGATGCATATTGTTGTCTTGAGATGAAATAATTGCAACCGGCTGCTCTTGGTTACTTATTTTCATGCATGTAAAATCTGACCTATGGTTCCAttttagaatatatatatatatatatatatatatatatattagtcttgaaacatttaaaatttaaacTGATATTGACCTAAATATGCCATCATATTTAGAGCATGTCAAAAGGTGAAAAGTAAGTGGCTGCATTTACATGTGGTGCATTTCTGAACTCCTgagtgaaaacctcctcctctgtgttgccttgtccctctctctctgtccagcGGCTCCACCAGCTCAGTGTGACTCCCGTTGTGACCTCCGACCCCCCTGCCCCTCCTCCCACCAGAGATCAGCGCTCCAACACCCTCCCGCCACGTCCCGATTCCCTCATCCTGGGGGCGCCGATAAACCACAAAGAAGTGCAGCGACAGGAGGAGGACGACGACAACGAGCAGGAGGAGGTGGGCGAGGAAGCCACGGAGAGCACGGACACGGAGCGGATGGTGGAGGGCAGCAGCGGCACCGAGAGCAGGAAGCAGAGCTACGGAGAGCTGGAAGGGACATACAACAGCGAGTCGGCCAAAGAGGAGCCAGCTGTTGTCAGCCTGGAGTTTGGAGTGGCACGCATGACCTGCTGAGACCAAACACGGGGATTGTGGGATACCGAGGGACAGGCGCGACTGAGTGAGAGGGcttactgagtgtgtgtgtgtgtgtcgagggGAAGCTTTAGTTCTGTACGTGATCAGGTTGCTGATTACGGAATGGTCCTGAATGGGCCGAGTGAATGAAGTTGTATCTGCGTATGGTCTAAATCTCAGTGGAAAGCGTCATTAATATGTCATATACTGCACCTATATaaaaaaagcttcttttttttttatgaatgttgAAAAGCTCTATAGAAAATTAATGAATAGAATAAGAGAATAAATTCATCCAAAATTAGTGAGTCTTCAGCTTTGTCAGTTTGTTCAGCTTTTTATATAATCCTAAACATATGGCCTTGATATTCTTAACAAATAATCATATTTCCCTACATGAAAACTCACAGAAAATCACTTTATTTGGCACCAGAAATATTTCATCTCATCTAAAGGCTTGAATCCAGCCTAATCTGAATGTTGATTTTTGCTCCAATGTAAgcgattaaaaacaaataaataaataaaacctcaAATTCCAAATTAGTAAAGATAATCTAGCACTGGAAGCTACGCTGAACCAGAATTTTGCTACACCACTAACTTCATCGGACTAAACAGTTTTGATTTAAGAAGTCACTGGTCATTTCTCTTATTTAACTATTAACTGCGACAGTGGACAAATGATGGCTGTAACGTGCAGACCCTGAAAATGTTCAGCTGTTAACTGCCACCCTCATTGATCATTTAATCCTATTTTACATCTCACATTGATTAGATAATCTCACTTACTAACGTGAATTGATCCCCAAATCCTATTGGTCATCTCTGCCTGCCATGTCAATGACTGATTATTTATGACAGCTGACCCTGATCCCGGGTCACTGTCACAGATACTCTTGGGACAAGGTGGAAGGTCAATCAGTCTGCGTGTCTAAgcaccagtggtggaaagtggaaagtactcagatcctttactttaaGTCAAAGTAGAAATACTCAATTATAAGTACAAGTTctgaattcaaaatgttacttaaagtggacttatgtaactttcagtttgtgttgattctagtggccactttggacaaaagcagcagtgtttttaccacacctgccgTCTTAACAGTCTTTTCTTTACAGTCCTTTATTGCCCACCGTAGGCCTAcattactgagttagcgttaTTGATAGGTTGTATcgttgcgatgaatgttttgctcggACAgtaaatcattcattttacgttacagatgcattgttacatttcaagtgTAGCTTACGTTACATTTCACTTACTTTACatcctactttggatgtatcaTGAGCTAAACTGGGTATCCGTGTCACTGTGTCATGAGCCAAAGCTTTAAAAGATTGCTTTTAGCATAGTAACTTGAAGTAAAATAAcacaagtattatcagcaaaatgtacttgaagGAGGAGGAACCTAAACCAAGCTttcagaggagctgcagaaagTGGGAAAGAGTTTGCCGACGATCTTAATAGATTATTGTGCTGTGAATCATTTCAGGCTGTACTATAGGAGTCCAGaatcaaaaactaaaaaactaaaaactgcgCCATCGgattgtaaatgtgtgtgaatgtttatctgatgagcaggtggcatcttgtatggcagccttggccacagtgtatgaatgtgtgagaatggtgaatggttcctgtactatgtaaaagtgctttgagtagtcgttaagactagaaaagggCTATTTAAATACACTACATTTACAATATGTAGAATGGCTCCCTTCAAAGTGTTATGTTATTATAGaatattatattttgtttttattgccaaCAAATGCGTTGTAATGCAGTTCATCAAAGTGGAGCAAATTTTATATACTTATTAGTAATTATAGTGCTGCATCATATGTTCTATGTAAAAAGTTACTAGTAActataaatgtagtggagtaaacaGTACAAgatttccctctgagatgtagtggagtgggcaaagtggagtaaaagtataaagtagcataaaatggaaatactaaagtaaagtacaagtatgtcaaagttgtacttgagtaaatgtactctgAGCTGTTTCCATTTACCATTTTACATGTACATTCCACCGCTGCTAAACTCTTGACAAATGCTGGACTCTTTAAAAAGGGAAatttagaaaaagaaatgaGTTGCTTGGCATTACTGGATAGAAGTTATAGTATGTGCTAATACTTTGTGTCGAAATACTCTTCATAatatttatatctgcattaaATGTTATTGTAGGTAACAATACATTAGGATTTATAGGATTAActtaataatatatttaattttagGGCGCCTTTCAGGCAACCCAACATTGACATAGTGCATTATTAAACAGTGAAACATGAAAAGAGACCAGCACAGACGATCCCAAAGGTTCCTGTTGTTGCAGTCACATCTTGGAGCAGGGCACTTTTCTACACCTAACTGGGTTAGGTTTACTGCCCTTCGGGATTTGGCATTTAGGTCTTAAGTTCACATTTATTTTCGAGCCAGACTGTGTATTTTGGCTCAGCTTTTATTAAAAACCATAATAATTCTGTGTTAATTCCAGACCGAAGTTGTAACTTTGCTTCATATCGGAGCTCAGAAAGGATTTGATCTTCATTGGATTGGATTTACTGTACAAGCAAACATCTCCCTCAATCAGATTGCTGCAGAAAGACGAGAGTTAAAAAGTGGAGGATGTCAGCATacagagtgaatgtgtgtgtgtgtctctgcaaaTCCATTATTACCTACGTATATTTTATTTGTGCAGTGCTTTGCGCGGCACTCAAGGAAACAAAATATACCTTCACAACTCCAGAGACTCAGCCTGGGTGCTTCTAAATACTTTATGGAATTTCTGCTTGCAGCACTGGCAGTGAACTAGTTCTTTCTGAAACCCCACTCTCTTCACTGTCCTCACATACTGCAGGAATAAATGGGAGTTTTGTGCTTACACACGCATTCACACAGCAATCAGACAAAGTGACCATTGGCCTTAGACAATCAATGTCTAATGAGCAGCTACAACAACTTGCACACTTGCACAACTTGGACTGGCAGTGCAGTGTGATGTGTGCACTCCCTGTGTCAGCTTTCTCCAAAGCTCCATACTCTCTACATTCAGAGGGAAAATAGCAcagaattctaagtaatgacaaaacactgttggcgcgtccacatgatacaagccttacatGAACGTGCACGCGCTCCCATCCCTCCCCCAcccagttgctagtagccacggaggacatggaggatttaaaaaacatgatggaatcTTCAGAAgcggtaattatcttcacttgagtttctgcacgcaaaagtcaccggacaacacaatcttctaaacatagccatattgagaaatacagagagagttgtgtggagctgatagtcttaattagctttgtagcaactaatttggcaatggcttgaatgttacagaacttaattaattaatatcaaaaagttatgcactaaagctttaagttgCAACATCAAAATACTGATAAGAAGAGTAATTATGGGGCGCCCCGGTAGCTTACCTGGTTAAGCGTGTGCCCCATATTCTAAGTCCCAGTTCTTACGGCAGCGTCCCATTTTTGCGTTTGACccaaatcataaaaaaagaacagtaaTTGTTTGCTTTAAGGCAGTGTAGCTTTTAAGTGACACATTAGGTCTATTTGGATAGTTGACAAAGTCAGGTTAATGCAACACTCCTGTTTGCCACTACTCTCTCTGTTCGAGAGTTCTTCCTGTAGCCTCATTGTGCATGTTGTCTCACATTAAACATTAAGGAGTCTCTGGGGGCTCTAAATCATTCAGATGAGTACTGCACGCCATGCTGGGAGAAGACTCCAGAGGACAAGGAGCTAATACTGTACTTCCACTCAACATAAATGCTAGTAGTACTCATGCAAAATGTTCATGTACCGTACAAACAGACAGCCCACCTGCATACtgtatacatgcacacactgtaTGTTAATGGTGCATATTCTACAGACAGAACTCAATGT
The genomic region above belongs to Perca flavescens isolate YP-PL-M2 chromosome 22, PFLA_1.0, whole genome shotgun sequence and contains:
- the mtmr6 gene encoding phosphatidylinositol-3,5-bisphosphate 3-phosphatase MTMR6, translated to MEHIRTPKVEQVRLLDRFSNKSTNGTLYLTATHLIFVESSSNNSTSAAQETWILHHHIASVEKLSLTTTGCPLVIQCRNFRVVHFVVQRERDCHDVYSSLLRLLRPVSYEELYAFSYNPKQNDQQREEGWQIIDLGAEFERMGVPCDQWQLTNVNRDYKVCETYPRDLYVPITASKPIIVGSSKFRSKGRFPVLTYFYQEKKAAVCRCSQPLSGFSARCLEDESMLQAISKANHNSRFVYVMDTRPKLNALANRAAGKGYENEDNYSNIRFQFVGIENIHVMRTSLQKLLEVIGTRSISMSDFLVGLESSGWLRHIKAVVDAAIFLAKAVTVEGASVLVHCSDGWDRTAQVCSLGALLMDPYYRTIKGFMVLIEKDWISFGHKFADRCDQLDGDPKEVSPIFTQFLECVWQLTEQFPQAFEFSEWFLLQIHEHVHSCQYGNFLGNNQRQREDLRLRERTHSLWAFLMSEKHNYLNPFYSPAYSEAHPVLEPSTLPYHFKFWRNMYHQFDRSMHPRQSILKTVLTMREKNRNAESTLQALEKRLHQLSVTPVVTSDPPAPPPTRDQRSNTLPPRPDSLILGAPINHKEVQRQEEDDDNEQEEVGEEATESTDTERMVEGSSGTESRKQSYGELEGTYNSESAKEEPAVVSLEFGVARMTC